One genomic window of Phycisphaerales bacterium includes the following:
- a CDS encoding CsbD family protein, producing the protein MNQDTLQGNWKQLKGKAKERWGKLTDDELDQVEGKRDQLAGKIQERYGKSKEEAEKEIEEFKQQCNC; encoded by the coding sequence ATGAATCAGGACACCCTGCAAGGAAACTGGAAGCAGCTCAAAGGCAAGGCCAAAGAGCGGTGGGGGAAGCTGACCGACGACGAGCTCGACCAGGTCGAGGGCAAGCGTGATCAGCTCGCCGGCAAGATCCAGGAACGCTACGGCAAGTCCAAGGAAGAAGCCGAGAAGGAGATCGAAGAGTTCAAGCAGCAGTGCAACTGCTAG